A genomic region of Gossypium hirsutum isolate 1008001.06 chromosome D01, Gossypium_hirsutum_v2.1, whole genome shotgun sequence contains the following coding sequences:
- the LOC107921719 gene encoding uncharacterized mitochondrial protein AtMg00810-like: MAIKVDVKNAFLSGDLQEEIYMDPPHWYFHSIKCANFNVFCMAKYASDLLSRANIIDCKTVPTPLEPNVKLNLLDDIPLSNPTLYRTLVGSLVYLIMTRPDIAHAVHMVGQFLTSPRSSHFLAVLRILRYVKGLLFYSLHFFAHSSLVLAEYFGVDWAEEPNNGLMFLSLYSNDLVDGGTKFIRIDFPN; this comes from the exons ATGGCTATCAAG GTGGATGTCAAGAATGCTTTTCTTAGTGGTGATTTACAAGAGGAAATCTACATGGATCCTCCACATTGGTATTTTCATTCAATCAAGTGTGCAAACTTCAACGTGTTTTGTATG GCAAAATATGCTTCTGATTTACTTTCTCGTGCCAATATTATTGACTGTAAAACTGTTCCTACTCCCTTGGAACCAAATGTCAAACTTAACCTGTTAGATGACATTCCTCTTTCTAACCCTACCTTGTACCGAACACTTGTCGGTAGCTTAGTCTATCTTATAATGACTCGACCTGATATCGCTCATGCAGTTCATATGGTTGGTCAATTCTTGACTTCTCCCAGATCATCTCATTTTTTAGCAGTTCTTCGTATTCTTCGATATGTCAAGGGTCTACTTTTTTATAGTCTTCATTTCTTTGCTCACTCTTCCTTGGTTCTTGCTGAATATTTTGGTGTTGACTGGGCAGAAGAACCTAACAATGGATTAATGTTTTTGTCTCTTTATTCAAATGATTTAGTTGATGGTGGAACCAAGTTCATTCGCATAGATTTTCCAAATTGA